In Haloarcula sp. H-GB4, a single genomic region encodes these proteins:
- a CDS encoding DUF5812 family protein — MTAIEGTFLVTNADDASATLRNVADSQVLTLSDNPGVEAGEVVEGTVEPEPPMEVTYTVTEVAERRTIPVETVDLAPTAQTTEIAAEQAAGELTTVERAGEGEVHVLTVPEDETAEAATDVVEDEATLSRAARLGVDRVEVRTADGVVSVRYLPD, encoded by the coding sequence ATGACAGCGATCGAAGGGACATTTCTTGTCACGAACGCCGACGATGCGTCGGCGACGCTTCGGAACGTCGCGGACTCACAAGTGTTGACACTGTCGGACAATCCCGGCGTTGAGGCCGGCGAGGTAGTAGAGGGGACAGTTGAACCGGAGCCGCCGATGGAGGTCACCTACACCGTTACCGAGGTCGCCGAACGGCGCACAATTCCGGTCGAGACGGTCGACCTCGCGCCGACGGCCCAGACGACTGAAATCGCGGCTGAACAGGCCGCTGGCGAGCTAACGACGGTTGAACGGGCTGGCGAGGGCGAGGTACACGTCCTCACGGTCCCAGAAGACGAGACGGCCGAGGCTGCGACGGATGTCGTCGAGGACGAGGCAACTCTCTCGCGAGCGGCTAGGCTCGGCGTCGATCGTGTCGAGGTTCGGACGGCAGATGGCGTCGTCAGCGTGCGCTACTTGCCGGACTGA
- the secF gene encoding protein translocase subunit SecF: protein MFEFEVPEVDYTQYSNRQLVAVPLVVLGLALAVLGGWYLVTGAPVSPSIDFTGGSELTVESSLSQAELRDNTFDEPVVSVQQVEGENRYIITFDSSNLEPIEETARSSDQMEFLGSGTTSPIFGQENQRLAVAGIGVAFLGMSLLVFGMFRSVVPSIAVVLSAFSDLVIPLAVMNLLGIKLSLGTVAALLMLIGYSVDSDILLNNHVLRRSGGFYESTYRAMRTGVTMTLTSMAAMAVMAISATIFGIDLMASIGFVLVVGLAADLMNTYMLNVTLLRWYKYEGVKR from the coding sequence ATGTTCGAGTTCGAGGTCCCGGAAGTCGATTACACCCAGTATTCGAACCGCCAACTAGTGGCGGTTCCGCTGGTGGTGCTCGGTCTGGCGCTTGCGGTGCTCGGTGGCTGGTATCTGGTCACCGGAGCGCCAGTATCTCCAAGCATCGACTTCACGGGCGGTTCGGAACTCACCGTCGAGTCGTCTCTCTCACAGGCGGAGCTCAGGGACAATACGTTCGACGAACCCGTGGTTTCCGTCCAACAGGTCGAGGGTGAGAACCGGTATATAATCACGTTTGATTCGTCAAATCTGGAGCCCATTGAGGAAACCGCGCGTTCGAGCGATCAGATGGAGTTCCTCGGTAGCGGGACGACCTCACCGATATTCGGCCAAGAGAACCAACGGCTAGCGGTCGCCGGCATCGGTGTTGCTTTCCTTGGGATGAGTTTGCTTGTCTTTGGGATGTTCCGGTCGGTCGTGCCAAGCATCGCGGTCGTTCTGTCGGCGTTTTCTGACCTCGTCATCCCGCTCGCGGTAATGAACCTCCTCGGAATCAAGCTCTCGCTGGGGACTGTCGCCGCATTGCTGATGCTTATCGGTTACAGCGTCGACTCAGATATCCTGTTGAACAACCACGTCCTCCGCAGGTCCGGCGGGTTCTACGAATCGACGTATCGCGCGATGCGGACTGGTGTGACGATGACGCTGACGTCAATGGCGGCGATGGCGGTGATGGCGATTTCGGCGACGATATTTGGGATCGACCTGATGGCCTCCATTGGGTTCGTTCTCGTTGTGGGACTAGCTGCTGACCTAATGAATACCTATATGCTCAACGTCACGTTGCTTCGCTGGTACAAGTACGAGGGGGTCAAACGATGA
- a CDS encoding preprotein translocase subunit SecD translates to MSTLKENWRVVALVTLLLLSAVALFVPGVPPGTSDTEGAGAANQSTNLQYGIQLSGGTRIQAPIVGITAEGVEVAPADETTLEQSVSDQLGIDSIDVRVSNRTETVEVFARNVSESEVQSAIEAEGYEPSEVRPGVTRETRENMVSVINDKLRESALTGGSVQQVSSPGGRSFISVTAPDRGREELISLLEERGVVRVYAVHDNTENGSYVREEVLSQEDLRAGSAQRSETQGTHVPVTVEQGAAERYANDMVEAGFGSGSTCRRSDYDHENLQNSQANCLVTTLNGEPVFVGGVDPGLGQSYRNGDFVNNPQFIMRTSNMSEATELELALKAGRLPAPLDFDNAESQTLSSALAQEFQQRSLLTGILAVIAVSLVVYLRYGRPEVALPMIVTALSEVFILLGFVAFVQYPLNLSHLAGFIAVIGTGVDDLIIIADEILQQGKVETGRVFQSRFRKAFWVIGAAAATTIVAMSPLMVLSLGDLSGFAIITIVGVLIGVLVTRPAYGDILRSLVLDED, encoded by the coding sequence ATGAGCACACTCAAGGAAAACTGGCGTGTCGTTGCGCTGGTCACGCTGTTGCTACTCAGCGCCGTCGCGCTGTTCGTCCCCGGCGTTCCGCCAGGGACTTCGGATACTGAAGGGGCCGGGGCTGCCAACCAGTCGACAAACCTCCAGTACGGGATTCAGCTTAGCGGTGGGACGCGCATCCAAGCCCCCATTGTCGGCATTACCGCCGAAGGTGTTGAGGTTGCGCCCGCGGATGAGACGACCCTCGAACAATCCGTCTCAGACCAGTTGGGCATCGATTCAATCGACGTACGGGTCTCTAACCGCACTGAAACCGTTGAAGTGTTTGCGAGGAACGTAAGCGAGTCAGAAGTACAGTCCGCGATCGAAGCCGAGGGGTACGAGCCGAGTGAGGTCCGGCCCGGTGTGACCCGAGAAACACGCGAAAATATGGTGTCGGTCATCAACGATAAACTGCGAGAATCAGCCCTCACCGGCGGCTCTGTCCAGCAAGTAAGCTCTCCCGGCGGCCGGAGCTTCATCAGCGTCACAGCCCCAGATAGGGGGCGTGAGGAGCTTATCAGCCTGCTCGAAGAACGTGGCGTCGTTCGCGTGTACGCCGTTCACGACAACACTGAGAACGGATCCTATGTCCGCGAGGAGGTTCTCTCGCAGGAGGATCTGCGCGCCGGATCAGCACAGCGAAGCGAAACGCAGGGAACGCACGTCCCGGTGACAGTCGAACAGGGTGCCGCCGAGCGCTACGCGAACGATATGGTCGAGGCTGGATTCGGTAGTGGATCGACCTGCCGCCGCTCGGACTACGACCACGAGAACCTCCAGAACTCACAGGCGAACTGTCTGGTGACGACGCTGAACGGCGAGCCGGTGTTCGTCGGCGGCGTCGACCCGGGGCTAGGACAGTCCTACCGGAACGGTGACTTCGTCAACAACCCGCAGTTCATCATGCGGACCAGCAATATGTCTGAAGCGACCGAGCTGGAACTCGCGCTGAAAGCTGGTCGGCTGCCGGCCCCACTTGATTTCGACAACGCGGAGAGCCAGACGCTTTCGTCCGCGCTCGCTCAGGAGTTCCAGCAGCGCTCCCTCCTGACTGGCATTCTTGCCGTCATCGCGGTGAGCCTGGTTGTGTATCTCCGGTACGGGCGTCCAGAAGTCGCCCTGCCGATGATTGTCACGGCGCTATCGGAGGTATTCATCCTCCTCGGGTTCGTCGCCTTTGTCCAATATCCGCTGAATCTCTCGCATCTGGCCGGGTTCATCGCGGTCATTGGCACGGGTGTGGACGACCTCATCATTATCGCCGACGAAATCCTCCAGCAGGGGAAAGTCGAAACGGGACGCGTGTTCCAAAGCCGCTTCCGCAAGGCGTTCTGGGTCATTGGCGCGGCCGCGGCGACGACCATCGTCGCCATGAGCCCGCTGATGGTCCTCTCGCTTGGTGACCTTTCCGGGTTCGCTATCATCACCATCGTGGGCGTACTCATCGGTGTACTCGTAACGCGCCCGGCCTACGGTGACATCCTCCGGAGTCTCGTGCTGGACGAGGACTGA
- the rnhB gene encoding ribonuclease HII: MRFGVDEAGKGPVLGSMFAAAVRADPVALPNGVGDSKDIKPERRERLAEEIRESADAVGVAEIQVERIDADETDMNTLTVEGQAAALSVVARDGLSGMVDAGDTDAARFGRRVADAVDAEVTVRAEHGADETDPLVGAASIIAKVARDTHVAELAAEYGDVGSGYPSDPTTRAFLADYVDQHGELPACARRSWSTCDDVLAAASQSTLGDF, encoded by the coding sequence ATGCGATTCGGCGTCGACGAGGCCGGGAAAGGACCAGTGCTGGGGTCGATGTTCGCCGCCGCCGTCAGGGCTGACCCCGTGGCTCTGCCCAATGGTGTCGGCGACTCGAAAGACATCAAGCCGGAGCGACGTGAGCGACTGGCCGAGGAAATCCGTGAGTCGGCGGACGCCGTTGGCGTCGCCGAGATTCAGGTCGAACGGATCGATGCCGACGAGACGGACATGAATACGCTGACCGTCGAGGGGCAGGCAGCGGCGCTCTCGGTGGTGGCCCGGGACGGACTGTCGGGGATGGTCGACGCCGGCGACACCGACGCGGCGCGGTTCGGTCGCCGGGTCGCGGACGCGGTCGACGCCGAGGTGACCGTGCGGGCGGAACACGGGGCCGACGAGACGGACCCGCTGGTCGGTGCGGCCTCAATCATCGCGAAGGTCGCCCGCGACACACACGTCGCGGAACTGGCGGCGGAGTACGGCGACGTGGGGTCAGGCTATCCCAGTGACCCGACAACGCGGGCCTTCCTGGCGGACTATGTCGACCAACATGGCGAGTTGCCGGCGTGTGCCCGCCGGTCGTGGTCGACGTGTGACGACGTGTTGGCGGCGGCGTCACAGTCGACACTGGGTGACTTTTGA
- a CDS encoding tRNA pseudouridine(54/55) synthase Pus10 has product MSILEDARAALATGPLCDSCLGRLFADRSFGLANAERGHALRVTLALADDDPFEESEDCWVCEGECDRFEWWAEQAASAVRGYEFDTYQVGTKVPPLLEENDELLREDVGLDPDAGEALKTELNREVGKRIGDLTGAEVEFGRPAVQLTLDLATDEVETHVNSAFVYGRYRKLERDIPQTKWPCNDCNGTGLWQGEPCDGCDGSGYRYDESVEQLSAPVVREAMDGEEAVFHGAGREDVDARMLDSGRPFVIEVMEPRKRDVDADELEVDINAFADGKVEVTDLHLATHEMVERVKELDASKTYRMDVEFGDAVDADALQDALTELDGATIQQETPQRVTHRRADLTRTRTVYDAEGELTDDRHAELRIHGEGGLYVKELVSSDEGRTEPSLAGLLDTDAVVTALDVIDVQGEDEPFATDEFLKE; this is encoded by the coding sequence ATGAGTATACTTGAGGACGCCCGTGCGGCGCTTGCCACCGGGCCGCTGTGTGATTCCTGCCTTGGCCGGCTCTTCGCCGACCGGAGTTTCGGGCTGGCCAACGCCGAACGAGGGCACGCCCTTCGGGTGACGCTTGCGCTTGCAGACGACGACCCCTTTGAGGAAAGCGAGGATTGCTGGGTCTGTGAGGGCGAGTGTGACCGCTTCGAGTGGTGGGCCGAGCAGGCCGCAAGTGCCGTCCGCGGCTACGAGTTCGACACCTATCAGGTCGGGACGAAAGTGCCGCCGCTACTCGAAGAGAACGACGAACTGCTCCGGGAAGACGTGGGGCTAGACCCCGACGCCGGCGAAGCGCTGAAGACCGAACTCAACCGCGAAGTCGGCAAACGAATCGGCGACCTGACCGGCGCGGAGGTGGAGTTCGGCCGTCCAGCAGTCCAGCTCACGCTCGACCTCGCAACGGACGAAGTGGAGACCCACGTCAACTCGGCGTTCGTCTACGGCCGTTACCGCAAGCTCGAACGCGACATCCCCCAGACGAAGTGGCCCTGCAACGACTGCAACGGGACTGGGCTGTGGCAAGGCGAGCCCTGTGACGGCTGTGACGGCAGTGGCTACCGCTACGACGAGAGCGTCGAGCAACTGTCCGCGCCTGTCGTCCGTGAGGCGATGGACGGCGAGGAGGCCGTGTTCCACGGCGCAGGTCGCGAGGACGTAGACGCCCGGATGCTCGACTCCGGCCGCCCGTTCGTCATCGAGGTGATGGAACCCCGCAAACGCGACGTGGATGCTGACGAGCTCGAAGTCGACATCAATGCCTTCGCCGACGGGAAGGTTGAGGTGACGGACCTCCACCTGGCGACCCACGAGATGGTCGAACGCGTCAAGGAACTGGATGCCTCGAAGACTTACCGGATGGATGTGGAGTTCGGCGACGCGGTCGACGCCGACGCTCTGCAGGACGCACTGACGGAACTGGACGGGGCGACCATCCAGCAAGAGACGCCCCAGCGAGTCACCCACCGACGGGCCGACCTCACCCGAACGCGGACGGTGTACGACGCCGAGGGCGAGCTGACCGACGACCGGCACGCCGAACTCCGCATCCACGGCGAGGGCGGCCTGTACGTGAAGGAACTCGTCTCCAGCGATGAGGGCCGCACGGAGCCGAGTCTGGCCGGCCTGCTCGACACCGACGCTGTGGTGACCGCACTCGACGTAATCGACGTACAGGGCGAGGACGAACCGTTCGCGACAGACGAGTTCCTCAAAGAGTAG
- a CDS encoding mechanosensitive ion channel family protein, translated as MQLGSGVVDLLSGLPAWQGFLVLVGSGVALALVIRVLGDRLLRRVTPHIEGDVDDIVFRGIHTAVYVTVGLGGAYAGAQIYDIRPAIAVSLEAGTLSLVVIVWMVTLLRIGRQASAIATDSAYIDRQMVPILQNVWSALISGGGILLLLVLWDIDVTPLLASAGIMGIIVGLAARDTLANFFGSLSLYLDGTYAVGDFVVLETGERGRVEDISVRSTVIRTRDDILVTVPNSKLNNAAIVNESTPRRKRRIRVPVGVAYGTDIDRVEEILLELAEAEDLVQERPNPRVRFREFGNSALNFELLCWVSNPALTARATHELNSAIYKRFRAEDIEIPFPQRSISVSTEEIPGELFDQAQSKGKTTDDGGMTGE; from the coding sequence ATGCAACTGGGAAGCGGGGTGGTAGACCTGCTGTCGGGACTGCCGGCCTGGCAAGGGTTTCTGGTACTCGTCGGCAGCGGGGTCGCGCTTGCGCTGGTCATCCGTGTCCTCGGTGACCGGCTGCTCAGACGGGTCACCCCACACATCGAGGGCGATGTCGACGACATCGTCTTCCGTGGGATTCACACCGCCGTGTACGTCACGGTCGGTCTCGGCGGCGCGTACGCCGGCGCACAGATTTACGACATCCGCCCGGCCATCGCCGTCTCGCTGGAGGCCGGGACGCTCTCGCTAGTCGTCATCGTCTGGATGGTGACGCTACTGCGCATCGGTCGCCAAGCGTCCGCCATCGCGACGGATTCAGCGTACATCGACCGCCAGATGGTCCCCATCCTCCAGAACGTCTGGAGCGCGCTCATCTCGGGCGGTGGGATTCTGCTGTTGCTAGTCCTCTGGGACATCGACGTGACGCCGCTTCTGGCCTCAGCGGGGATTATGGGCATCATCGTCGGGCTGGCGGCCCGGGACACGCTGGCGAATTTTTTCGGCTCGCTCTCGCTGTATCTCGACGGGACGTACGCAGTCGGCGATTTCGTCGTTCTGGAGACCGGCGAACGCGGCCGTGTCGAGGATATCTCCGTCCGCTCGACGGTCATCCGCACCCGTGACGACATCCTCGTCACCGTTCCGAACTCGAAGCTCAACAACGCCGCCATCGTCAACGAGTCGACGCCGCGGCGCAAGCGTCGGATTCGCGTCCCTGTCGGCGTCGCCTACGGGACGGATATCGACCGGGTCGAGGAGATTCTTCTGGAACTGGCCGAAGCCGAAGACCTCGTGCAGGAACGGCCGAACCCACGGGTCCGGTTCCGGGAGTTCGGCAACTCAGCGCTGAACTTCGAACTGCTGTGCTGGGTCAGTAATCCGGCTCTGACAGCTCGGGCGACTCACGAACTCAACAGCGCGATCTACAAGCGATTCCGGGCAGAGGATATCGAAATCCCGTTCCCCCAGCGGTCCATCTCCGTCTCGACCGAGGAAATTCCGGGCGAACTGTTCGATCAGGCGCAGTCAAAAGGCAAAACCACAGACGACGGCGGCATGACTGGCGAGTGA
- a CDS encoding undecaprenyl-diphosphate phosphatase, translated as MNPILVAILLGLLQGVLEWIPVSSEGGVALASTVVTGVSPAAATRLALFLHAGTAVAATAYYRTEVRTILHSIRQLSRRPFADETADLSFIIIATAATAVTGLPAYMVLDAAVSELEGGLFLALVGGLLVITGLLQRFAAALSLGEREIPDGIDAVLVGVLQGLAILPGVSRSGTTVSALLLRGHEGESSLRLSFLLSIPAALAANVLVLVDDGVPAIDPLPAVVALVVSAVVGYLTVDALVRLVRQVPFWAVCTVFGGLGVAGGLLVAL; from the coding sequence ATGAACCCGATTCTCGTCGCTATTCTGCTGGGCCTGCTGCAAGGGGTGCTGGAATGGATTCCGGTCTCCAGCGAGGGCGGCGTCGCCCTCGCGTCGACGGTGGTCACAGGCGTCTCACCCGCCGCTGCGACCCGCCTCGCACTCTTTCTCCACGCCGGAACGGCGGTTGCGGCCACGGCCTACTACCGCACCGAGGTCCGAACCATCCTCCATTCGATCCGGCAACTCTCGCGTCGTCCGTTCGCCGACGAGACGGCGGACCTCTCGTTTATTATCATCGCGACGGCGGCGACCGCTGTCACTGGTCTCCCCGCGTATATGGTCCTTGACGCGGCCGTTTCGGAGCTTGAGGGTGGTCTCTTTCTGGCGCTGGTCGGCGGCCTGCTCGTCATCACCGGCCTCCTCCAGCGCTTCGCCGCGGCGCTGTCACTGGGAGAGCGTGAGATTCCGGATGGGATCGACGCCGTACTGGTCGGGGTGTTGCAGGGGCTGGCCATCCTCCCCGGTGTCTCCCGGTCTGGAACGACAGTGAGCGCGCTGTTGCTCAGGGGCCACGAGGGTGAGTCGTCGCTTCGACTCTCGTTCTTACTGTCGATTCCGGCCGCGCTCGCTGCCAACGTACTGGTCCTCGTCGATGACGGTGTCCCCGCAATCGACCCGCTGCCGGCCGTCGTCGCGCTCGTTGTGAGCGCCGTCGTCGGCTACCTCACCGTCGACGCGCTGGTCCGACTGGTCCGGCAGGTCCCGTTCTGGGCGGTCTGTACGGTGTTCGGCGGGCTAGGCGTCGCTGGCGGATTGCTTGTCGCGCTGTGA
- a CDS encoding CheF family chemotaxis protein, translated as MSGDERKLVDTSGDFQYVVRDGDTVTDPKWRSCRLIVTNKRLILATNGSKQPIPHSNITLPSNPDDLVPDGGTGGATALEVGNNVLLVDTPNLDDFQTEYVRATLQGEVILARQQAVVGGVVQEDAEWRKARFQLDDDIIRLQFPGGKSMSFEIEDVGTIETETSTVMGQERDVIEVEHTDDQDRSVETHISGMDHHTRALKTLFTRVIEDREDDYELSEMESQVLMALYSGVSPFEMSDFVGTTPDEVEEIYQKLLDVGAVDEVRVRTEVALNAQGRNMASEAMSEK; from the coding sequence ATGAGTGGTGACGAACGCAAGCTAGTCGACACGTCGGGGGACTTCCAGTACGTCGTCCGCGATGGCGACACGGTGACCGACCCGAAGTGGCGCTCCTGTCGACTCATCGTCACCAACAAGCGACTCATTCTGGCGACGAACGGCTCGAAACAGCCCATTCCTCACTCCAACATCACCCTCCCGTCGAACCCTGACGATCTGGTTCCCGATGGTGGGACTGGCGGTGCAACCGCGCTGGAGGTGGGCAATAACGTCCTCCTCGTCGACACGCCAAACCTAGACGACTTCCAGACGGAGTACGTCCGCGCGACGCTACAGGGTGAGGTCATCCTCGCACGACAGCAAGCGGTCGTCGGTGGCGTCGTTCAGGAGGACGCCGAGTGGCGCAAGGCACGGTTTCAACTAGACGACGACATCATCCGCCTCCAGTTTCCCGGCGGCAAGAGTATGTCCTTCGAAATCGAGGACGTCGGAACCATCGAAACCGAGACCAGTACCGTGATGGGGCAGGAGCGGGATGTCATCGAGGTCGAACACACTGACGACCAAGACCGTAGCGTCGAAACCCATATTTCGGGGATGGATCACCACACGCGGGCGCTGAAGACGCTGTTCACCCGCGTTATCGAGGACCGCGAGGACGATTACGAACTCTCGGAGATGGAGAGCCAGGTGCTGATGGCGCTGTACTCTGGTGTTTCACCGTTCGAGATGTCCGATTTCGTTGGGACGACACCTGACGAGGTCGAGGAAATCTATCAGAAACTGCTTGATGTTGGTGCGGTTGACGAGGTCCGGGTTCGGACCGAGGTTGCGTTGAACGCGCAAGGGCGGAATATGGCGAGTGAAGCGATGAGTGAGAAGTAG
- a CDS encoding universal stress protein encodes MYDNILVPTDGSETAENAVDQAVDIASKYGATVHALYVVDVDATSYSLGTEQVDRIRQGNLEEMTEVKADADEATGYVRDRAAEHGIAVEEHVTAGEPARAIRKFVEDNDIDLVVMGSHGRSGLKRVILGSVTEKVLRRTRLPVLVVDVHGETDIEA; translated from the coding sequence ATGTACGACAATATTCTTGTTCCGACCGACGGCAGCGAAACCGCCGAAAACGCGGTCGATCAGGCAGTCGATATCGCCTCGAAGTACGGCGCGACGGTCCACGCGTTGTACGTCGTCGACGTCGACGCCACCAGCTACTCGCTGGGGACAGAGCAGGTCGACCGAATCCGACAGGGGAATCTGGAGGAGATGACAGAAGTGAAAGCCGACGCAGACGAAGCCACCGGCTACGTCCGCGACCGGGCCGCCGAGCACGGCATCGCGGTCGAAGAGCACGTCACCGCTGGCGAGCCGGCCCGCGCCATCCGAAAGTTCGTCGAGGACAACGACATCGACCTCGTCGTGATGGGGTCCCACGGCCGCTCGGGTCTCAAACGCGTCATCCTCGGCAGCGTCACAGAGAAGGTGCTCCGCCGGACGCGGCTGCCGGTGCTGGTCGTCGACGTTCACGGCGAGACGGATATCGAGGCGTGA
- a CDS encoding cation acetate symporter — translation MTVPLQAEALDISFKLVPAIIVFLMMASFLVIGYVFKVADTEGMWVAGRGIGNIENGMAIGANWMSAASYLGLAGLVALSGFYGLAFIVGWTTGYFVLLIFLAAQMRRFGKYTAPDFVGDRFNSPTARALAAFTTLLIAYVYSVGQARGMGLVGQYVFGLDIIPMIVVMMTITVGYLALSGMLGATKNMAVQYTILIVAFLAGVYIVGFSQGYSTVLPQIEYGALIADLGREFSAPFVNQPFYLWIATAFSLIVGTCGLPHVLVRFYTVRSERVARWSCVWGLFFILLLYWASPAMAAFGVDLFQATTGASAYAAEGGMSGAEGDVIVVLAAQFANLPTWFVGLVAAGAMAAAIATTAGLFITASSAVAHDIYTELINPDATQRQQVLIGRGTIIGMGALVTVTAFNPPALIGELVAYAFSLAGVVLFPMFFLGLWWENTNRQGALAGMILGLLIWITSIINSVLPNYIGALGAAAGEGGALVPIYAQYVPPIGAALIGTPLVFIVTIAVSLATPEPPLETKKMVRQCHSPEPMGQQETAADVVGNSTSGGTPADD, via the coding sequence GTGACGGTCCCACTACAGGCAGAGGCGCTCGACATCTCGTTCAAGCTCGTCCCGGCGATTATCGTCTTCCTGATGATGGCGTCGTTCCTCGTCATCGGCTACGTGTTCAAGGTGGCCGACACCGAGGGGATGTGGGTCGCGGGCCGCGGCATCGGCAACATCGAGAACGGGATGGCCATCGGCGCGAACTGGATGTCCGCCGCCTCGTATCTGGGACTCGCCGGACTGGTCGCGCTCTCTGGCTTCTACGGGCTGGCGTTCATCGTCGGCTGGACGACCGGCTACTTCGTCCTGCTCATCTTCCTGGCGGCGCAGATGCGGCGGTTCGGAAAGTACACCGCGCCGGACTTCGTGGGTGACCGGTTCAATTCACCGACTGCCCGCGCGCTGGCGGCGTTCACCACGCTGCTCATCGCGTACGTCTACTCCGTCGGACAGGCCCGCGGCATGGGGCTTGTCGGCCAGTACGTCTTCGGGCTCGACATCATTCCGATGATCGTCGTGATGATGACGATCACCGTCGGCTACCTCGCGCTCTCGGGGATGTTGGGCGCGACCAAGAACATGGCCGTCCAGTACACGATCCTCATCGTCGCGTTCCTCGCGGGCGTGTACATCGTCGGTTTCTCGCAGGGATACTCGACGGTGCTCCCGCAGATCGAGTACGGCGCACTGATCGCCGACCTCGGACGCGAGTTCTCCGCGCCGTTCGTGAACCAGCCGTTCTACCTCTGGATCGCGACGGCGTTCTCGCTCATTGTCGGGACCTGTGGCCTGCCACACGTCCTCGTCCGATTCTACACGGTCAGGAGCGAGCGCGTCGCTCGCTGGTCCTGCGTGTGGGGGCTGTTCTTCATCCTCCTGCTCTACTGGGCGTCGCCCGCGATGGCGGCCTTCGGTGTCGACCTCTTTCAAGCGACGACGGGCGCGAGCGCCTACGCCGCGGAAGGCGGCATGTCCGGCGCTGAAGGTGACGTGATCGTCGTGCTCGCCGCACAGTTCGCGAACCTCCCGACGTGGTTCGTCGGCCTCGTCGCGGCCGGGGCGATGGCGGCCGCCATCGCGACGACAGCTGGCCTGTTCATCACGGCCTCATCGGCGGTCGCACACGACATCTACACCGAACTGATCAATCCCGACGCGACCCAGCGCCAGCAGGTGCTCATCGGTCGCGGGACGATTATCGGCATGGGCGCACTGGTGACGGTGACCGCGTTCAACCCACCGGCGCTTATCGGCGAACTGGTCGCCTACGCGTTCTCGCTGGCCGGCGTCGTCCTGTTCCCAATGTTCTTCCTCGGTCTCTGGTGGGAGAACACGAACCGTCAGGGCGCACTGGCCGGGATGATACTCGGCCTACTCATCTGGATCACCTCGATTATCAACAGCGTCCTGCCGAACTACATCGGCGCGCTCGGCGCAGCCGCTGGAGAGGGTGGCGCACTCGTCCCGATATACGCCCAGTACGTCCCGCCCATCGGCGCGGCGCTGATCGGGACGCCACTCGTGTTCATCGTCACCATCGCCGTGTCGCTGGCGACGCCCGAGCCACCCCTGGAGACGAAGAAGATGGTTCGACAGTGTCACAGCCCCGAACCAATGGGACAGCAAGAGACCGCCGCAGACGTCGTCGGCAATAGCACCAGTGGCGGCACCCCCGCAGACGACTAA
- a CDS encoding DUF4212 domain-containing protein, translated as MSRDTHADREESDIQPDGGTAAAHDDIDYLDREVNLLRPSTPFMRDHLKIIWSSFVLWALVVFGPVTLTALAPEMMTVQTPLFGFPLHYFLVSFGAPTGALILAVVYTRYRDRLDQKYGIDSDSVDNTAPEAGEPAATDGGVEQ; from the coding sequence ATGTCAAGAGACACGCATGCAGACCGAGAAGAGTCAGATATACAACCAGATGGCGGCACGGCGGCCGCCCACGATGACATCGATTACCTCGACAGGGAGGTGAACCTGTTACGACCAAGCACGCCGTTCATGCGCGACCATCTGAAGATCATCTGGAGCAGTTTCGTGCTCTGGGCGCTGGTCGTGTTCGGCCCGGTGACGCTGACCGCACTTGCGCCGGAGATGATGACCGTGCAGACGCCCCTATTCGGCTTCCCGCTACACTACTTCCTCGTTTCGTTCGGTGCGCCGACGGGCGCGCTCATACTGGCAGTAGTGTACACCCGCTACCGGGACCGTCTCGACCAGAAGTACGGCATCGATTCCGATTCCGTCGATAACACGGCTCCCGAGGCGGGCGAGCCAGCGGCCACTGACGGGGGTGTCGAGCAGTGA